A genomic segment from Candidatus Brocadia sinica JPN1 encodes:
- a CDS encoding type II toxin-antitoxin system HicB family antitoxin, whose protein sequence is MGKDVLTYKGFIGSVRFSAEDKVFHGKIEGIDDLVTFEGHSVEELIKAFHEEVDDYLDLCKKMNKEPLKSYKGGFNVRISPELHRMAVERAKSMGTTLNRLIQKAIEKELVHKD, encoded by the coding sequence ATGGGAAAAGATGTTTTAACATACAAGGGTTTTATAGGTTCCGTTCGTTTTAGTGCAGAGGACAAGGTATTTCATGGGAAAATAGAGGGGATAGACGACTTAGTGACCTTTGAAGGCCATAGTGTAGAGGAATTGATAAAAGCATTCCACGAGGAAGTGGACGACTACCTTGACCTTTGCAAAAAAATGAATAAAGAACCTTTGAAATCATACAAAGGTGGCTTTAATGTTCGTATATCCCCGGAGCTTCATAGAATGGCCGTAGAAAGGGCTAAGTCTATGGGTACGACATTAAATAGGCTTATCCAAAAGGCAATTGAAAAAGAACTGGTGCATAAAGATTGA
- a CDS encoding ASCH domain-containing protein, producing MKAISIKQPFIGWILEGKKTLEIRSWQTKIRGDILLCSSKFPKIGELPLGHAVAIAEIVGCRPFMKKDAKLACCGYEPGLYAWELANIRKIKAFPVKGKLGFFHIEFQH from the coding sequence GTGAAAGCAATTTCAATAAAACAACCTTTTATCGGCTGGATTTTAGAGGGCAAAAAAACACTCGAAATCCGCTCATGGCAGACGAAAATACGAGGAGATATACTCCTTTGCTCTTCCAAATTTCCGAAGATCGGCGAATTGCCACTTGGTCATGCCGTAGCTATTGCTGAAATAGTAGGTTGTCGACCCTTCATGAAAAAAGATGCTAAGCTTGCTTGTTGCGGATATGAACCAGGATTATACGCATGGGAACTGGCAAATATACGCAAAATAAAAGCATTTCCAGTTAAGGGAAAGCTTGGATTTTTTCATATTGAATTTCAACATTAA
- a CDS encoding type II toxin-antitoxin system VapC family toxin gives MKIFVPDASIILKWVLEDGESNRDNATALLRGWVEQEHEFVVPSLWLYEVGNVLGIKRSKDAEKIVGILLEYEFKEMKITKDVTSIAFALMKEYRGATFYDTIYHAVAIRNKGAMVTADKTYYDMAKDKGSILLL, from the coding sequence ATGAAAATATTTGTGCCGGATGCCTCTATAATCCTGAAATGGGTGCTTGAAGATGGAGAAAGCAACCGTGATAATGCAACGGCGCTTCTTAGGGGATGGGTAGAACAAGAGCACGAGTTTGTCGTTCCGTCTCTTTGGCTTTACGAAGTTGGAAACGTTTTGGGTATAAAAAGATCAAAAGATGCTGAAAAGATAGTGGGAATTCTGCTTGAATATGAGTTTAAGGAAATGAAAATTACAAAAGATGTTACCAGCATTGCATTTGCATTGATGAAAGAATATAGAGGAGCTACCTTTTACGATACAATATACCACGCAGTAGCTATACGGAATAAAGGAGCCATGGTCACTGCAGATAAAACCTATTATGATATGGCAAAGGATAAAGGTTCGATACTATTGCTCTGA
- a CDS encoding ATP-binding protein, whose amino-acid sequence MPLYEIISLIGFILGTILHIVLSILIVQRKHKTRSELIFLFLVISVALWHFGNTISLSSFILFGRNIQSVDLVADAISYGGIGFMPSLLLHTAVLFFFESKPRMKKVLQRIIVTAIYLPVIPFLVVIKNFILSEDTHLLITAAPYVKPFVVWLIISLFIAANISRWLAKTVEEKEERKFHLAIYWVVISIAAFIGFTVLLEGNKIAYIGDYLVLVSMLSSIFPSIIFSYYVYRYNYMEFVLRRSVFYSFLTLILICLYYFGIKKLTKSLEHHYFVNSKMLESVFVISLVFWFPTLKERIQKLFRKLIFYRTGDSEYLLNELSHVISTDPLVNFTKLLQYVVDSIKKATAIKSANLLLFKSERVQIIGDKKHEPITQLHTQHIVRFFANGEFVVLNRYEVKDVAIINEMRLLDAVFIFPIFVNRKLTGILTLGRARRGLPIASDNLDQLMIIANEIGSAVEKSKIIEEKLALERKMYENEKLSSLGRLSTSVAHEVKNPLSSIKAIVQVMREDIRKNDPLQEDLAIIVDEIDRLTKVVNQLLQFAKPSSEIKTSVRISDIINSTLVVLNHEGKQNKITTFCQVPNDLPEIIADEGALKEVFFNLLHNAIQAMPSGGEIHIHAHYQPDNHIIRVTIADTGPGIPQEFFQKIFEPFYTTKQTGTGLGLSIVKKKLEDMEATIHAESNGNGASFVINFPLNEPIFMQT is encoded by the coding sequence ATGCCGCTTTACGAAATTATTTCACTCATAGGCTTTATCCTCGGTACCATCCTGCATATAGTCCTTTCTATTCTTATTGTTCAGAGAAAACACAAAACGAGGAGTGAACTCATTTTTCTCTTTCTCGTTATCAGTGTGGCTCTGTGGCACTTTGGAAATACTATTTCTCTATCCAGTTTTATCCTGTTCGGCAGGAATATCCAATCCGTAGACCTTGTTGCTGATGCAATTTCTTATGGTGGGATAGGTTTCATGCCCAGCCTGCTGCTGCACACTGCGGTTTTGTTTTTTTTTGAAAGCAAACCTCGCATGAAAAAAGTTTTACAGCGGATCATTGTCACTGCCATTTATCTCCCGGTTATTCCCTTTTTGGTGGTTATAAAAAATTTCATTTTGTCAGAAGACACCCATTTGCTAATAACTGCAGCGCCTTACGTTAAGCCTTTTGTGGTGTGGCTGATAATCTCTTTGTTTATTGCGGCAAATATTTCCCGATGGCTTGCAAAAACGGTGGAAGAAAAAGAAGAGAGAAAGTTTCATCTGGCCATTTACTGGGTAGTGATTTCTATTGCTGCCTTTATTGGATTTACCGTGCTCCTGGAGGGAAATAAGATTGCCTACATTGGAGACTATCTTGTACTGGTTTCCATGCTCTCGTCAATCTTCCCGAGCATAATCTTCTCCTATTACGTCTACCGATATAATTACATGGAATTTGTGCTTCGGCGTAGCGTCTTTTATTCGTTCCTTACCCTTATCCTGATTTGTCTCTATTATTTCGGGATCAAAAAATTGACGAAATCCCTGGAACATCATTATTTTGTAAATTCCAAGATGCTGGAGTCTGTCTTTGTTATAAGCCTGGTGTTCTGGTTTCCAACACTTAAGGAAAGGATACAGAAGCTTTTCAGAAAACTGATATTCTATCGCACCGGCGACAGTGAATATTTATTAAATGAATTGAGCCACGTTATTAGCACTGATCCCCTCGTTAACTTCACGAAACTGCTCCAATATGTAGTTGACTCTATTAAGAAGGCCACTGCGATCAAATCTGCTAACCTCCTTCTTTTCAAGAGTGAACGCGTTCAAATTATTGGGGATAAAAAACATGAACCTATAACCCAGTTACATACACAGCATATAGTACGGTTCTTTGCAAACGGAGAATTTGTTGTACTAAACCGATATGAGGTAAAAGATGTTGCCATTATAAACGAAATGAGACTGCTGGATGCTGTTTTTATCTTCCCGATTTTTGTAAATCGTAAACTTACAGGCATTTTAACCCTTGGACGCGCAAGAAGAGGCCTGCCGATTGCTTCTGACAATCTCGACCAACTGATGATTATTGCCAATGAAATTGGTTCTGCGGTGGAAAAATCAAAAATTATCGAGGAGAAGCTTGCCCTGGAAAGGAAGATGTATGAAAATGAAAAACTGTCCAGCCTTGGTCGTCTCTCTACCAGCGTAGCGCATGAGGTAAAAAACCCACTGAGTTCAATAAAGGCCATTGTTCAGGTCATGCGGGAAGATATAAGGAAAAACGACCCTCTCCAGGAAGATCTCGCTATCATTGTTGATGAAATAGACCGGCTGACAAAGGTTGTTAATCAACTACTCCAATTTGCAAAACCAAGCAGCGAAATAAAAACCAGTGTCAGGATTAGCGATATCATTAATTCTACGCTGGTTGTGTTGAACCACGAGGGAAAACAGAATAAGATTACAACCTTTTGTCAGGTTCCCAATGACCTTCCGGAAATTATTGCCGATGAAGGGGCGTTAAAGGAGGTGTTTTTTAATTTACTTCATAATGCTATCCAGGCGATGCCATCCGGTGGGGAGATACATATTCATGCTCATTATCAGCCTGACAACCACATAATTCGGGTAACGATTGCCGATACCGGACCTGGCATACCACAAGAGTTTTTCCAAAAAATATTCGAGCCTTTTTATACTACGAAACAAACGGGAACAGGATTGGGGCTCTCCATTGTAAAAAAGAAACTGGAAGATATGGAAGCAACCATCCATGCCGAGAGCAACGGGAATGGCGCGTCATTTGTGATTAACTTTCCTTTAAATGAACCTATATTCATGCAGACCTAG
- the waaF gene encoding lipopolysaccharide heptosyltransferase II — MKKPTNISKIIIRSPNWVGDVVMATPAFRCIRENFPHAEITIALKSYVLKLIEGAPWFDEVLILDRNSHSKYTGTGNQRLRSLHGISLIKQMRAKGYDLGFLFPNSFSSALMFWLGGVKRRIGYKRDARSWLLTDGVNRLSEKGRFLPTYMGDYYLRLCTAVGCEVQSKDLELFITEESQRRVAEIFENYHLNNGRPLILLNPGAAYGSSKCWTAEGFAWTAELIREQFDCNIVIVCAPNETKLALDIERAANVKLINLASQVISLDVLKALIKKCALLITVDSGPRHIAVAFKRPVVTLMGPNDPRYTGTPAEIGQVIRAEVDCLACHLKVCPKDHRCMTQIKPERVAITSLELLK, encoded by the coding sequence TTGAAAAAACCAACAAATATAAGCAAAATCATTATCCGTTCGCCCAATTGGGTAGGTGATGTCGTTATGGCCACACCGGCCTTCCGCTGTATCAGGGAAAACTTTCCCCATGCAGAAATCACCATAGCCCTTAAATCCTACGTCCTGAAACTTATCGAAGGTGCTCCATGGTTTGACGAAGTACTTATTTTAGATCGAAATTCCCATTCAAAATATACAGGGACAGGTAACCAGCGCCTGAGAAGTCTACACGGTATTTCCCTCATAAAGCAAATGCGGGCTAAAGGATACGACCTTGGTTTTCTATTTCCTAATTCCTTCAGCTCTGCACTCATGTTTTGGCTGGGTGGCGTGAAACGGCGCATAGGATATAAAAGGGATGCCCGTTCATGGCTGCTTACCGATGGAGTAAATCGGTTGTCTGAAAAAGGGCGTTTCCTCCCAACCTATATGGGGGACTATTATCTGCGTTTGTGTACGGCGGTTGGCTGTGAAGTGCAATCGAAAGACTTAGAATTATTTATTACTGAGGAAAGCCAGCGGCGTGTAGCTGAAATCTTCGAAAACTACCACCTGAACAATGGCCGCCCACTCATCCTGTTAAATCCCGGGGCGGCATATGGCTCTTCAAAATGCTGGACTGCAGAAGGTTTCGCCTGGACGGCAGAACTTATCAGGGAACAATTTGATTGTAATATAGTCATAGTCTGTGCTCCCAACGAAACAAAGCTGGCCCTGGATATTGAGCGTGCGGCTAACGTCAAACTGATAAATTTAGCAAGTCAGGTCATATCTCTGGATGTCCTTAAGGCGCTGATAAAAAAATGCGCTTTATTAATTACCGTTGACTCAGGCCCGAGACATATCGCTGTTGCCTTTAAAAGGCCTGTTGTTACCTTGATGGGACCGAATGATCCACGCTATACCGGCACCCCGGCGGAGATAGGGCAGGTGATCCGGGCAGAAGTAGATTGTCTTGCCTGTCACTTGAAAGTATGTCCGAAGGACCACCGGTGCATGACACAGATAAAGCCTGAAAGGGTTGCCATAACGAGCCTGGAATTACTTAAATAA
- a CDS encoding type II toxin-antitoxin system HicA family toxin, with protein MSRFEKLLKRFLSKPKDFTYDELTRLLAGFGYENISTGKTAGSRVAFMNPETGHIIKLHKPHPRPELKRYQLDDIERILKHKGVI; from the coding sequence ATGAGTAGGTTTGAAAAGTTACTGAAACGTTTCTTGTCTAAGCCGAAGGATTTTACCTACGATGAGCTTACAAGGCTTTTGGCTGGTTTTGGGTATGAGAATATAAGTACAGGCAAGACGGCGGGGTCAAGGGTGGCTTTTATGAATCCTGAGACTGGGCATATTATTAAACTTCATAAGCCACATCCGAGACCTGAGCTTAAGCGGTATCAGTTGGACGATATTGAGAGAATACTTAAACATAAGGGGGTTATTTAA
- a CDS encoding peptidylprolyl isomerase, with protein MRKLIVSLVCLVLTLFQPDAFSAEKEQSSDIIATVNGKNITQEMLVIRLKNFTDTAPETLNAIRQEIIDQLITDILLEEFIDKQGLIVTPEEIEREVVQIRNNISGSQKNAFQSLEQILVSIGSNIDEFKKSVKYSIALEKYFRNKFDDKTLKNYFKENKDIFGGGSVKVSHILIDTRNMKTQEEISHALEQIKNIKSEIDRGAAFDEIAKKYSNCPSAQNGGNLGFIQRKGNFAKSFLDTAFSLKVDQVSEPVQTEYGYHLIKVTEKKEGTNIQFEDVREKVRIEMLDAEILKLLDRLRKEAKIVMNH; from the coding sequence ATGCGTAAGCTCATTGTATCTCTGGTATGTTTGGTTTTAACGTTGTTTCAGCCAGACGCATTTTCTGCAGAAAAAGAGCAATCCAGCGATATTATTGCCACGGTAAACGGTAAAAATATAACGCAAGAGATGCTGGTTATTCGGCTCAAAAATTTTACAGACACAGCCCCTGAAACACTGAACGCTATCAGACAGGAAATCATTGATCAACTGATTACTGATATATTGCTGGAAGAATTCATTGATAAGCAGGGATTGATTGTTACCCCGGAAGAGATTGAAAGAGAGGTCGTTCAGATAAGAAACAACATCTCCGGCAGTCAGAAGAATGCATTCCAATCATTGGAACAAATTCTCGTATCCATAGGCTCTAATATAGACGAATTCAAAAAAAGTGTAAAATATTCTATTGCCCTCGAAAAATATTTTCGTAACAAGTTTGATGATAAGACCCTGAAGAACTATTTTAAAGAAAACAAGGACATCTTTGGTGGCGGTTCTGTCAAGGTTAGCCACATCCTCATCGACACGAGAAATATGAAAACTCAGGAAGAAATTTCGCATGCGCTGGAACAGATCAAAAATATCAAAAGTGAGATTGACCGGGGAGCCGCTTTTGATGAAATTGCAAAAAAGTATTCTAACTGCCCATCGGCTCAAAATGGAGGGAATTTAGGATTCATTCAAAGAAAGGGTAACTTTGCAAAGTCATTTTTAGACACTGCATTTTCATTAAAGGTAGATCAGGTAAGCGAACCAGTTCAGACCGAATATGGATATCATCTTATAAAAGTCACGGAAAAGAAAGAAGGTACGAATATTCAATTTGAGGACGTCAGGGAAAAAGTACGCATAGAAATGCTGGATGCAGAAATACTCAAGCTGCTTGATCGGCTTCGAAAAGAGGCCAAAATAGTGATGAACCACTAA
- a CDS encoding sigma-54-dependent transcriptional regulator encodes MIKPSVLIVDDEKAARYGMKKILQKDNYTVYEAKDGTDALQIIKSMHPALVFLDINMPQLDGMKTLETITDMKNPPLVVIVTAYGSEKIAVTAMKKGACDYITKPYEIDELRIIAKNAFERLALQEENARLRLEIGRLEGMGELIGQSEGMKYVFDKIEKVVTTDVTVLIQGESGSGKELVAREIHKRSKRRNEPLIVMNCAAVPETLIESELFGHEKGAFTGAAERRLGKFELANKGTIFLDEIGDMSVSTQSKLLRVLQEQKFERLGGAETLAVDVRIISATHRDLEEEIEEGRFREDLYYRINVVTIKLPPLRNRKEDIPLLVNRFIQYFSEKHQKSIVSISNEATKLLVSYNWPGNVRQLKNVIESAVVLSNNEILDTTDLPEEVRHPENHAVTLKNIDYRLSFRDAKKILIENFERDFIKKKLEEFSGNISRTAEALDMHRQNLQQKIRELRINKERN; translated from the coding sequence ATGATTAAACCGTCAGTATTAATTGTAGATGATGAAAAAGCTGCGCGTTACGGAATGAAGAAGATTCTTCAGAAAGATAACTACACGGTATATGAGGCAAAAGATGGTACCGATGCGCTACAAATTATAAAGAGTATGCATCCTGCATTGGTATTTTTAGACATCAACATGCCACAACTTGATGGTATGAAGACACTGGAAACGATCACCGATATGAAGAATCCGCCTCTTGTGGTTATTGTTACTGCTTATGGTTCCGAAAAGATCGCCGTTACAGCCATGAAAAAAGGTGCTTGCGATTATATTACAAAACCTTATGAAATTGACGAACTCCGGATTATCGCAAAAAATGCCTTCGAACGACTTGCATTACAGGAAGAAAACGCCAGGCTTCGGTTAGAAATCGGCCGACTGGAAGGTATGGGAGAACTCATTGGTCAAAGCGAGGGCATGAAGTATGTCTTTGACAAGATTGAAAAAGTTGTTACGACGGATGTTACGGTACTGATACAGGGTGAAAGCGGCAGCGGCAAAGAGCTTGTGGCCCGGGAAATTCATAAACGCAGTAAACGCAGGAACGAGCCTCTTATTGTTATGAATTGTGCAGCAGTGCCGGAGACGCTGATTGAAAGTGAACTCTTTGGACATGAAAAAGGGGCATTTACAGGTGCGGCAGAAAGGCGATTGGGTAAATTTGAGTTGGCCAATAAGGGAACAATATTTCTTGATGAAATCGGAGACATGAGCGTCAGCACACAGTCAAAACTCCTGCGTGTGTTACAGGAACAAAAGTTTGAACGTTTAGGTGGCGCCGAAACGCTCGCGGTGGACGTACGAATTATCAGCGCTACCCATCGTGACCTAGAAGAAGAAATTGAGGAAGGCAGGTTCCGTGAAGACCTGTACTACAGGATCAATGTGGTAACCATAAAACTCCCTCCCTTAAGAAACAGAAAGGAAGACATTCCTCTGCTGGTGAATAGATTTATTCAATATTTTTCCGAAAAACATCAAAAAAGTATTGTATCAATCTCCAATGAAGCGACAAAGCTTTTGGTATCGTATAATTGGCCAGGGAACGTTCGTCAGCTCAAGAATGTTATTGAGAGCGCCGTGGTACTTTCCAACAATGAAATTCTTGATACCACAGACCTGCCAGAAGAGGTAAGACATCCGGAAAACCATGCGGTAACGTTAAAAAATATTGATTATCGCCTTTCATTCCGTGATGCGAAGAAGATACTGATAGAAAATTTTGAACGTGATTTTATAAAAAAGAAACTGGAGGAGTTTTCGGGAAACATCAGCCGTACTGCTGAGGCGCTTGATATGCATCGTCAAAACCTCCAGCAAAAGATACGCGAACTCCGCATAAATAAAGAAAGGAATTAA
- a CDS encoding calcium/sodium antiporter has product MLLQIMLFFVGLGGLYFGAEWLVRGASRFARSFNIKPVVIGLTIVAFGTSTPELVTSVMAGIKHLSDIAMGNIIGSNIANIGLILGLSALVRPLSIDMKLLYREMPIVVGISWLLYFMGWDGTLSRMEGGILLGGILAYTCYVYRVALTESASIEQEYEEFVGTAYDSIKKDIFLIVIGLTALIAGAHFLVHSAIYIARVVGISELVIGLTVIAVGTSLPELATSMIAAVRKESDISVGNVLGSNIFNILAVLGIAAIIQPLQVNAASLIVDIPAMLLFCIFLIPLITWKFVLTRGQGLLLLIGYGIYVLWLFK; this is encoded by the coding sequence ATGTTATTACAGATTATGTTGTTTTTTGTAGGGCTTGGGGGACTCTATTTTGGGGCTGAATGGCTCGTCAGGGGAGCATCAAGATTTGCCCGTTCCTTCAATATCAAACCTGTGGTCATAGGACTCACGATAGTAGCTTTTGGCACGTCAACTCCGGAACTTGTTACTAGTGTAATGGCGGGTATTAAGCATTTAAGCGATATTGCCATGGGAAATATTATCGGAAGCAACATTGCCAACATAGGTCTTATATTGGGGCTATCGGCGCTCGTTCGACCCCTTAGTATCGATATGAAACTCCTCTATCGTGAAATGCCAATTGTAGTTGGCATCTCCTGGCTTTTATATTTTATGGGATGGGATGGCACGCTCAGCCGTATGGAAGGTGGTATACTTCTTGGCGGTATTTTGGCTTATACCTGTTATGTATATCGTGTAGCCCTGACGGAGTCTGCCTCTATTGAGCAGGAATATGAAGAGTTTGTTGGAACAGCATACGATAGCATCAAAAAGGATATATTCTTAATCGTAATTGGACTCACAGCGCTCATAGCCGGGGCCCACTTCCTGGTTCATTCAGCAATATATATCGCAAGGGTCGTAGGAATCAGTGAGCTTGTTATCGGGCTTACAGTTATTGCAGTGGGAACGTCTCTCCCTGAACTGGCTACTTCAATGATCGCTGCTGTCCGGAAGGAATCCGATATCAGTGTAGGTAACGTGCTGGGTAGCAATATCTTTAACATCCTTGCAGTTCTTGGCATTGCCGCCATAATTCAACCTTTGCAGGTTAATGCAGCTTCCCTGATCGTTGATATACCTGCTATGCTCCTGTTCTGCATATTTCTGATTCCACTGATTACGTGGAAGTTTGTGCTTACCCGTGGACAGGGGCTGCTTTTATTGATTGGGTACGGTATCTATGTACTTTGGTTATTTAAGTAA
- the murD gene encoding UDP-N-acetylmuramoyl-L-alanine--D-glutamate ligase, with the protein MQYEFKKKKITVMGLGLFGGGVGVAQFLAKQGAHVTITDLRNATELAPSIKQLEGLPVTYKLGGHCDEDFVNADMIIVNPAVPKESRFIQIARDNHVPLDTEINIFFQLCQAPIIGITGSNGKSTTTTLTGKVLQQTQRTTWVGGNIGKSLLLHLEEIKPSDIAVIELSSFQLEELRTAKKSPDIGIVTNISPNHLDRYSSMDDYIQAKKSIILHQKPGDYAILNYDDPELRTWEKECKSAVLWYSTKDTLTEGAFVKNDTIVLSVKGEAIAISCLSRIRIPGIHNLQNILAASLAAYLTGAGKQCVEEVVTTFSGLEHRLEFVREINGVRYYNDSKATTPESAMAAITAFQTPVILIAGGYDKGSSFEKFAETCARHTRAVILIGKTAKRIKELILQKKTQKETPSILTPNTFQEAFQQAHVLAKAGDVVLLSPACASYDMFLNYEERGRQFKDMVQSL; encoded by the coding sequence ATGCAGTATGAATTTAAAAAGAAAAAGATCACCGTTATGGGATTAGGCTTGTTCGGAGGCGGGGTAGGCGTTGCCCAATTTCTTGCAAAGCAAGGCGCTCACGTTACCATAACTGACCTGAGAAATGCAACGGAACTCGCCCCATCCATAAAACAACTTGAAGGACTTCCTGTTACATACAAACTCGGTGGACACTGCGACGAAGATTTTGTCAATGCGGACATGATTATCGTGAATCCTGCGGTGCCAAAGGAATCAAGATTCATACAAATCGCAAGAGATAATCACGTCCCCCTGGATACAGAAATAAACATCTTTTTTCAATTATGTCAGGCCCCTATCATTGGCATTACCGGAAGCAACGGGAAATCAACTACCACTACCCTTACTGGTAAAGTCTTGCAACAGACACAACGTACGACGTGGGTTGGCGGGAATATCGGGAAATCACTCCTGTTACACCTTGAAGAAATAAAGCCTTCCGACATTGCGGTCATCGAGCTTTCCAGTTTCCAGCTGGAAGAGCTCCGTACTGCAAAAAAAAGTCCAGACATCGGCATCGTAACCAATATATCACCCAATCATTTAGACCGGTACTCAAGTATGGACGATTATATTCAAGCAAAGAAAAGCATCATCTTACACCAAAAACCAGGCGATTATGCGATCCTCAATTATGATGATCCAGAACTGAGAACATGGGAAAAAGAGTGTAAAAGCGCTGTTTTGTGGTACAGCACAAAAGACACGTTAACTGAAGGCGCCTTTGTAAAAAATGATACTATCGTCCTCTCTGTGAAGGGTGAGGCGATAGCAATATCATGCTTATCCAGGATCAGGATACCGGGCATCCATAATCTTCAAAACATTCTTGCTGCCTCCCTGGCAGCCTATCTGACCGGCGCCGGTAAACAATGCGTTGAGGAGGTTGTAACCACCTTTTCTGGATTAGAACACCGTCTGGAATTTGTGAGGGAGATAAACGGCGTACGATATTACAACGATTCTAAGGCCACTACGCCAGAATCGGCCATGGCTGCCATCACGGCATTCCAGACACCGGTAATACTTATTGCCGGTGGATATGACAAAGGCAGTAGTTTCGAGAAATTTGCTGAGACATGTGCAAGACACACCAGGGCTGTTATTCTTATCGGGAAAACAGCAAAGAGAATAAAAGAACTCATCCTGCAGAAAAAGACGCAAAAAGAGACCCCGTCAATACTCACACCAAATACCTTCCAGGAGGCATTTCAGCAGGCACATGTCCTGGCGAAGGCGGGGGATGTTGTATTACTTTCTCCTGCCTGCGCCAGCTACGACATGTTCCTTAACTACGAAGAGCGTGGAAGGCAATTTAAGGACATGGTGCAATCCTTATGA
- the bioA gene encoding adenosylmethionine--8-amino-7-oxononanoate transaminase encodes MIHKTYKEQLQTWDKQYLWHPFTQMQDYVKEIPLIIEEGSGVFLKDVDGNEYIDGISSMWCNLHGHRRKEIDDAIKRQLDKIAHTTLLGPSNIPAIELARKLAEIAPKELTKVFYSDNGSTANEVALKMAFQYWQHRGLKDKTQFVALQYGYHGDTIGTMGVGGIDIYHKVFRPLYFQTHFAPSPYCYRCPLGKQSQNCSLACLEGLENILKGSSDHIAAMIMEPLVQGAGGIITHPKGYLSGARALCKKYNVLFILDEVLTGFGRTGEMFACFHEDIVPDIMTVSKGINGGYMPLAATLATEEIYHAFLGEYSQLKTFFHGHTYTGNPLGCAAGLASLELFEQEQILENLAPKIQYLRDGLRRFGALDHAGDVRQCGLIAAIELVKDKSTKEPYPWEERVGIKVCIEARQRGLLLRPLGHILVLMPPLSIKMNELDRFLNIVYESIQHAV; translated from the coding sequence ATGATCCACAAAACTTATAAAGAACAATTACAAACCTGGGACAAGCAGTATCTTTGGCATCCCTTCACCCAGATGCAGGATTACGTCAAAGAAATACCCCTGATCATTGAAGAAGGAAGCGGTGTTTTTCTTAAGGACGTTGATGGAAATGAGTACATTGACGGGATTTCTTCCATGTGGTGCAATCTGCACGGCCACCGCAGGAAGGAAATAGACGATGCGATAAAACGACAACTCGATAAGATTGCGCATACCACACTCCTCGGCCCATCCAATATACCGGCCATTGAACTAGCGAGAAAACTTGCAGAAATCGCACCGAAAGAACTAACGAAGGTTTTTTATTCAGATAACGGTTCCACCGCGAATGAGGTTGCACTCAAGATGGCCTTCCAATACTGGCAGCATAGAGGATTGAAAGATAAAACGCAGTTTGTAGCCTTACAATACGGATATCACGGAGATACCATCGGAACTATGGGTGTTGGCGGTATCGACATATACCATAAGGTCTTCCGACCGCTCTATTTTCAAACTCACTTTGCGCCTTCACCCTATTGTTACCGCTGTCCGCTTGGAAAACAATCCCAAAATTGTTCACTGGCATGTCTTGAAGGATTAGAAAATATCTTGAAAGGCAGTTCCGACCACATTGCTGCTATGATTATGGAACCCCTGGTGCAAGGAGCCGGGGGGATAATCACCCATCCAAAAGGTTATCTGTCAGGTGCGCGTGCCTTGTGCAAAAAATATAACGTGCTTTTTATTTTAGACGAGGTACTTACCGGATTTGGACGGACAGGTGAAATGTTTGCCTGTTTCCATGAAGATATTGTCCCTGATATCATGACGGTGTCCAAAGGCATCAATGGGGGATATATGCCACTGGCCGCCACACTTGCCACCGAAGAAATTTACCATGCCTTTTTAGGAGAATATTCTCAGCTTAAGACATTTTTTCACGGGCATACCTACACAGGAAATCCTTTAGGTTGTGCAGCCGGGCTGGCCAGTCTGGAATTATTTGAGCAGGAGCAGATACTGGAAAATTTAGCGCCAAAGATTCAGTATTTACGTGACGGTCTCAGACGTTTCGGAGCATTAGATCACGCTGGAGATGTCAGACAATGCGGCCTTATCGCAGCTATTGAACTGGTGAAGGACAAATCCACGAAAGAACCCTATCCCTGGGAAGAACGGGTCGGGATTAAGGTATGTATCGAGGCAAGACAACGTGGCTTGCTTCTGCGACCGCTTGGACATATTCTTGTTCTTATGCCGCCCTTAAGTATCAAGATGAACGAATTGGACAGATTTCTCAATATTGTTTACGAATCTATACAACATGCAGTATGA